One window from the genome of Marinitoga hydrogenitolerans DSM 16785 encodes:
- a CDS encoding McrC family protein: protein MIKILLNEWQEILPNYKNGLINFYFKNYKSQKIVEKLKEKKILQIDELKKGLRIRSFSYVGKIEIENVQIKVITKIDKLPLLRLLKYTYNLKDLKILEKSLYSLKKTNFFDILIYQLYLEIETIYRLGLIRFYKRQNDYLKSPRGIIDINRLYSKKYPPPDALPCIYYERNSDNLLNSLLIAGLKLALQMTDSSSLKQKLSLFYRLISEHTNHIKINNNNIKKAFSMINRLNSHYLPALNIIKLLFEVKGLSMENSMHYFNGFFFDMNKFFQDLLSKLADEFLINYNIKKEYVLSNLFEYDKSFNPKGRNNPKIRPDFAVLKKDKVILFIDAKYRDLWEKPLPREMLYQLTIYSFSGVESNQVKILYPTMNETAIIQKIKFKNPANNKYKSEIILQPVLLSKISNLLFKNNFELEKYTNEIFFLQLKI, encoded by the coding sequence ATGATTAAAATACTTTTAAATGAATGGCAGGAAATACTTCCTAATTATAAAAATGGTTTAATTAATTTTTATTTTAAAAATTACAAATCACAGAAAATAGTAGAAAAATTAAAAGAGAAAAAAATATTACAGATAGATGAATTAAAAAAAGGATTAAGAATTCGGAGCTTTTCATATGTAGGTAAAATAGAAATAGAAAATGTTCAAATTAAAGTAATAACAAAAATAGATAAATTACCTTTATTAAGGTTATTAAAATATACATATAACTTAAAGGATTTAAAAATTTTAGAAAAATCATTATATAGTTTAAAAAAAACAAATTTTTTTGATATTCTTATTTATCAACTATATTTAGAAATTGAAACAATATACAGATTAGGTTTAATAAGATTTTATAAAAGACAAAATGACTATTTGAAATCACCAAGAGGGATTATAGATATTAACAGATTGTATTCAAAAAAATATCCGCCACCCGATGCTTTGCCTTGCATATATTATGAAAGAAATTCTGATAATTTATTAAATTCTCTTTTAATAGCAGGATTGAAATTAGCCTTACAAATGACCGATTCTTCTTCATTAAAACAAAAACTCTCTCTTTTTTATAGATTAATATCTGAGCATACAAATCATATAAAAATTAATAATAATAACATCAAAAAAGCATTTAGTATGATCAATAGATTGAATAGTCATTATTTACCGGCGTTAAATATAATCAAATTATTATTTGAGGTAAAAGGTTTAAGCATGGAAAATTCTATGCATTATTTTAACGGATTTTTCTTTGATATGAACAAGTTCTTTCAAGATTTATTATCAAAATTAGCTGATGAATTTTTAATTAATTATAATATAAAAAAAGAATATGTTCTCTCAAATTTATTTGAATATGATAAATCGTTTAATCCTAAAGGAAGGAATAATCCAAAAATAAGACCAGATTTTGCAGTTTTAAAAAAGGATAAAGTCATTTTATTTATAGATGCTAAATATAGAGATTTATGGGAAAAACCTTTACCAAGAGAAATGTTATATCAATTAACAATATATTCGTTTAGTGGGGTTGAAAGCAACCAGGTGAAAATTTTATATCCAACAATGAATGAGACAGCTATAATTCAAAAAATTAAATTTAAAAATCCGGCTAATAATAAATATAAATCAGAAATAATATTGCAACCAGTGTTATTATCGAAAATATCAAACTTGCTTTTTAAAAATAATTTTGAATTGGAAAAATATACTAATGAAATATTTTTTTTACAATTAAAAATATAG
- a CDS encoding McrB family protein: MILKNDDILKLRDELIENGIIVTERDLDEQYKLFREKFGPDVLKNLKGEELLEYVFDQGRKDTLNYWLEYKNDEEFQTKNFGSIAGGSALKFGIFKSKKTGDWIIGSTRKMKSVNINQAVKKAEYIKDRLLKGISFIENNLNNYEDSTYTELQEELDKILEQYSNYAWIHKYYHLLFPEKIDNFHVEKLQKFYLRKLKINFEEKKGLYYLSNKFTSKAKKLGIPTSHYTAVLLEVFGHVHNYWIFSLNNQKNDEEIMFDENYIFYDFQALDNLDNMDFKNKTDAKKYIQDFLISKGLVVNTDIEKKITEIVSFYFDIDINDTIVLLRKNRVLGIGKIKGPYEFKKNEKFQHSKAIKWEKFFDPSKYDLKINVNFSITKVNKTEDIIKIEKMFENSTESIKPKIDTSLILQKIKKVLERKKQVILYGPPGTGKTYWAEKTCLELASESAFNKSFNELNAGELIQIYGDNDSLVKFCTFHPSYGYEDFIEGIKTNIKNNQTFFSLKEGIFKKICKDANENHDKKYFLIIDEINRGDISRIFGELITLLEINKRGKKAILPLSGEIFFVPENVYIIATMNTADRSIALIDIALRRRFGFIELMPDYSIFSGFMIENLPLDKWLKSLNEKIIACLGKDARNLQIGHSYFMENGKPIKDFEKFKRVIQEDIIPLIEEYCYEDYEIIKKILGSSFIDIKNQSINYKFLEEASKEEFIDALVENSKELLKGD; encoded by the coding sequence ATGATTTTAAAAAACGACGATATTTTAAAATTAAGAGATGAATTAATAGAAAATGGAATTATTGTAACAGAAAGAGATTTAGATGAACAGTATAAATTATTTAGAGAAAAATTTGGACCAGATGTATTAAAGAATTTAAAAGGAGAAGAATTATTAGAATATGTTTTTGATCAGGGAAGAAAAGATACTCTAAATTATTGGTTAGAATATAAAAACGATGAGGAATTTCAAACAAAGAATTTCGGTAGTATTGCTGGAGGCTCAGCCTTGAAATTTGGAATTTTTAAAAGCAAAAAAACTGGTGATTGGATCATTGGTAGTACAAGAAAGATGAAATCTGTTAATATAAATCAAGCTGTAAAAAAAGCAGAATATATAAAAGATCGCCTTCTAAAAGGGATCTCGTTCATTGAAAACAATCTGAATAATTATGAAGATAGTACATACACTGAATTACAAGAAGAACTTGATAAAATTTTAGAACAATATTCTAATTACGCATGGATACATAAATATTATCATTTATTATTCCCTGAAAAAATAGACAATTTTCATGTAGAAAAACTCCAAAAATTTTATTTGCGAAAATTAAAAATAAACTTTGAAGAAAAAAAAGGATTATATTATTTATCCAATAAATTTACTTCTAAAGCTAAAAAACTTGGTATTCCAACATCTCATTATACGGCTGTTTTATTGGAAGTTTTTGGTCATGTGCATAATTATTGGATTTTTTCTTTAAATAACCAAAAAAATGATGAAGAAATAATGTTTGATGAAAATTATATTTTTTATGATTTTCAAGCTTTGGATAACCTTGATAATATGGATTTCAAAAATAAAACAGATGCAAAAAAATATATTCAAGATTTTTTGATTTCAAAAGGGTTAGTTGTTAATACGGATATAGAGAAAAAAATAACTGAAATTGTAAGCTTTTATTTTGATATTGATATAAATGATACTATTGTTCTTTTAAGAAAAAATAGAGTTTTAGGAATAGGGAAAATTAAGGGGCCTTATGAATTTAAAAAAAATGAAAAGTTTCAACATAGTAAAGCTATTAAATGGGAAAAATTTTTTGATCCTTCAAAATATGATTTAAAGATTAATGTTAATTTTTCTATTACAAAAGTTAATAAAACGGAAGATATTATTAAAATTGAAAAAATGTTTGAAAATTCAACAGAATCAATTAAACCAAAAATTGACACGTCTCTGATTTTACAAAAAATAAAAAAAGTATTGGAGAGGAAAAAACAAGTTATATTGTATGGACCACCTGGAACGGGAAAAACTTATTGGGCTGAGAAAACTTGTTTAGAATTAGCTTCGGAATCTGCATTTAATAAGAGTTTTAATGAATTGAACGCTGGTGAATTAATTCAAATTTATGGTGATAATGATTCTTTAGTAAAATTCTGTACTTTTCATCCATCATATGGATATGAAGATTTTATAGAAGGGATCAAAACAAATATTAAAAATAATCAGACTTTTTTTTCTTTAAAAGAAGGTATTTTTAAAAAAATATGCAAAGATGCTAATGAAAATCATGATAAAAAGTACTTTTTAATAATAGATGAAATTAATAGAGGAGATATCTCAAGAATTTTTGGTGAATTAATCACGCTTTTAGAAATAAATAAAAGAGGGAAAAAAGCTATTTTACCCTTATCTGGAGAAATTTTTTTTGTTCCAGAAAATGTATATATTATTGCGACGATGAATACTGCAGATCGTTCTATTGCTTTAATTGATATAGCTCTAAGAAGAAGATTTGGATTTATTGAATTGATGCCAGATTATTCAATTTTTTCTGGATTTATGATTGAGAATTTACCTTTGGATAAATGGTTAAAAAGTTTGAATGAAAAAATTATAGCTTGTTTAGGAAAAGATGCAAGAAATCTCCAAATTGGGCACTCTTATTTTATGGAAAATGGAAAACCCATTAAGGATTTTGAAAAATTTAAAAGAGTTATTCAAGAAGATATTATTCCTTTAATCGAAGAATATTGTTATGAAGATTATGAAATAATTAAAAAGATTTTAGGAAGTTCTTTTATTGATATTAAAAATCAATCCATCAATTATAAATTTCTTGAAGAGGCAAGCAAAGAGGAATTTATTGATGCTTTGGTGGAAAATTCTAAAGAGTTACTAAAAGGGGATTAA
- a CDS encoding restriction endonuclease produces the protein MAIPTYDKLMLPLLNLISDKKIYNLKTCEKELAKQLELTDADLNKTLKSGKKVFYDRISWAKTYLEKSGLLKNIERGKFKITEEGMKLLQEKPKNIDKKLLLNYESFKEFYQGSNNSKNRNDNTQTKNKTPQELIEEAYLEFRSSLVEDLLSYLYKVSFDKFEKIVLDVLVKMGYGGNFENAKRNTKKTRDGGIDGIINEDRLGLDKIYIQAKKWDKNQIVGRPEIQKFSGALDTPGANKGIFITTSSFTKDAIDYVRGLNNKKIVLIDGELFANLMIDFNVGVYVQSSFEIKKIDTDYFEEE, from the coding sequence ATGGCTATACCTACATATGATAAATTAATGTTGCCCTTATTGAATTTAATATCCGATAAGAAAATTTATAATTTAAAAACATGTGAAAAAGAATTAGCTAAACAATTGGAACTAACAGATGCAGACTTAAATAAAACATTAAAAAGTGGGAAAAAAGTATTTTACGATAGGATTAGTTGGGCAAAAACGTATTTGGAAAAATCTGGTTTATTGAAAAATATTGAAAGAGGAAAATTTAAAATAACAGAAGAAGGTATGAAATTATTACAAGAAAAACCAAAAAATATTGATAAAAAACTTTTGTTAAATTATGAAAGTTTTAAGGAATTTTATCAAGGTAGTAATAATTCAAAAAACAGGAACGATAACACTCAAACAAAAAATAAAACTCCACAAGAATTAATTGAGGAAGCCTATCTAGAATTCAGAAGCTCATTGGTTGAAGATTTACTTAGTTATTTATATAAAGTATCTTTTGATAAATTCGAAAAAATTGTTCTAGATGTTTTGGTAAAAATGGGATATGGAGGAAATTTTGAAAATGCCAAAAGAAATACAAAAAAGACGAGAGATGGTGGCATTGATGGAATAATTAATGAAGATAGACTTGGTTTAGATAAAATATATATACAGGCGAAAAAATGGGATAAAAATCAAATAGTAGGAAGACCCGAAATACAAAAATTTTCAGGTGCGTTAGATACTCCTGGAGCAAATAAAGGGATTTTTATAACTACTTCTTCTTTTACAAAAGATGCTATTGATTATGTCAGGGGATTAAATAATAAAAAGATTGTATTAATTGATGGAGAACTCTTTGCTAATCTTATGATTGATTTTAATGTGGGTGTTTATGTGCAAAGTTCTTTTGAAATAAAAAAAATTGATACGGATTATTTTGAAGAAGAATAA
- a CDS encoding restriction endonuclease: MINNEIGTTLIENIKYNLTEETYDNSIFTIKKFEGKLDENVIKVEKHIYNYLKFDSKIERKFAESVLEIGTEIKVYAKLPSDFKIETPVGNYNPDWAIVIQNGDEKKIYFIAETKGSLDSMEIREKERLKIEYAKKHFEILNSIFEDKKIKYGVVDNYDALMKIVK, from the coding sequence TTGATAAATAATGAAATAGGTACAACATTAATTGAAAATATAAAATACAATTTGACAGAAGAAACTTATGATAATAGTATTTTTACTATAAAAAAATTTGAGGGGAAATTGGATGAAAATGTAATAAAAGTAGAAAAGCATATATATAATTATTTGAAATTTGATTCAAAAATTGAAAGAAAGTTTGCTGAAAGTGTCCTTGAAATTGGAACGGAAATAAAAGTATATGCAAAATTACCAAGTGATTTTAAAATAGAAACACCTGTTGGGAATTATAATCCTGACTGGGCAATAGTTATACAAAACGGTGATGAAAAAAAAATATATTTTATTGCTGAAACTAAGGGAAGTTTGGATAGTATGGAGATTAGAGAAAAAGAAAGGTTAAAAATAGAATATGCAAAAAAGCATTTTGAAATTTTAAATAGTATTTTTGAAGACAAAAAAATTAAATATGGTGTAGTAGATAATTATGATGCCTTAATGAAAATTGTTAAATAA
- a CDS encoding DEAD/DEAH box helicase family protein, which produces MPMPTNTLTGSVPLKLAKKITENVNELWESGEFLELVTPTTKDLLTFWFCEPHTTNREINFHRGQKQAILNTIYLHEILKVETVLDIYQKVDKMLLNEINIELLAKEKYQFAKYAIKMATGTGKTWVMNAFLIWQYLNAINNNENKRYSKNFLFIAPGLIVYERLLDSYLGKENEEKFREFETSDIYKNQELFLPERYREVVFAFLQNSVVKKDEIGKKVTGDGMIAIANWHLFMLDETEDENPFENPSIIIEELLPARPGKSAGNSLDALDNRYFRGSEIEYLASLNNLIIMNDEAHHIHENKSAGEVKEVEWQKSLNYISKNKKFFSQIDFSATPYDVTGSGQKRTKHYFPHIVVDFDLHSAIRDGLVKMITIDKRKEIASLPLDFKAIRDEKNNKPIALSDGQKIMIQAGIKKLEILEKDFSKLATPKYPKMLIMCEDTEVVSLVEDFLLEIGINADDFVSIHSNKKGEVKKEEWESIKQRLFNVDKYDKPKIIISVLMLKEGFDVNNVCVIVPLRSTASSILLEQTIGRGLRLMFRGKEFEDIKRENRIRVLVEKKSPNSYLDVLSIIEHPSFMEFYDRELASDEYGIDKNIPKEGQSIGDIVKVELKENYKKYDMYFIEIEQDEEKTLELPQIDINKLEGFQYFSLEKLKSFILKGETFYSEELTVKTTFGDYQVNADLFKANSYNEYLQKLINIILNSKQSIKRGRKKEFPILQVFKDEIIRWIDIYIRTKLFGEPFNPFEDENYRILLHRNNFVTEHIIKVFSKVINDIHMNLKINSAVIKKKYFSEISSFNARSTYLLDLQKTIYEKTPYPSNKGIFEKNFLEFLDRDSKVNKFIKIMEYKHDFATIIYFRTDGLMSHYYPDFLVETDKNIFIIETKASKDLKNPNVIQKQKAAIDYVKRINNISPELRDNKTWEYLIVGEKQFYNLEKSGADIEDIANNCRLNELAVRDTLF; this is translated from the coding sequence ATGCCAATGCCTACAAATACACTAACAGGAAGCGTACCTTTAAAGTTAGCAAAAAAGATTACAGAAAATGTAAATGAATTATGGGAGAGTGGTGAGTTTTTAGAATTAGTAACCCCTACAACAAAAGATCTTTTGACTTTCTGGTTTTGTGAACCACATACGACAAATAGAGAAATTAATTTTCACAGAGGTCAAAAACAAGCAATATTGAATACTATTTATTTACATGAAATTTTAAAAGTAGAAACAGTATTAGATATATATCAAAAAGTAGACAAAATGCTTTTAAATGAAATAAACATAGAACTTTTAGCAAAAGAAAAATATCAATTTGCTAAATATGCAATAAAAATGGCAACAGGAACTGGTAAAACTTGGGTTATGAATGCTTTTTTGATTTGGCAATATTTGAATGCAATTAATAATAATGAAAATAAAAGATACTCAAAAAATTTTTTATTTATAGCTCCCGGACTTATTGTATATGAAAGACTACTTGATAGTTACTTAGGCAAAGAAAATGAGGAAAAATTTAGAGAATTCGAAACAAGTGATATATATAAAAATCAAGAATTGTTTTTACCTGAAAGATATAGAGAAGTAGTTTTTGCGTTTTTGCAAAATAGTGTTGTAAAAAAAGATGAAATAGGCAAAAAAGTAACTGGTGATGGTATGATTGCTATTGCTAATTGGCATTTATTTATGTTAGATGAAACAGAAGATGAAAATCCTTTTGAAAATCCAAGTATAATTATAGAAGAATTGCTTCCTGCAAGGCCTGGAAAAAGTGCAGGTAATAGTTTAGATGCACTTGATAATAGATATTTTAGAGGAAGCGAAATTGAATATTTAGCTTCATTAAATAATTTAATTATAATGAATGATGAAGCTCATCATATTCATGAAAATAAATCTGCAGGAGAAGTTAAAGAAGTTGAATGGCAAAAGAGTCTTAATTATATATCTAAAAATAAAAAATTCTTCTCTCAAATAGATTTTAGTGCAACTCCTTATGATGTAACTGGAAGTGGACAAAAAAGAACAAAACACTATTTTCCTCATATAGTTGTTGATTTTGATTTACATAGCGCTATAAGAGATGGACTTGTTAAAATGATAACTATTGATAAAAGAAAAGAGATTGCATCACTTCCTCTTGATTTTAAAGCTATAAGAGATGAAAAAAATAATAAACCTATTGCATTAAGTGATGGACAAAAAATAATGATTCAAGCAGGTATTAAAAAACTTGAAATATTAGAAAAAGATTTTTCCAAACTTGCTACACCAAAATATCCAAAAATGCTTATAATGTGTGAAGATACAGAAGTAGTATCTTTAGTTGAAGATTTTTTATTAGAAATTGGTATAAATGCAGATGATTTTGTAAGTATTCATTCTAATAAAAAAGGGGAGGTTAAAAAAGAGGAATGGGAGAGTATAAAACAAAGATTATTTAATGTAGATAAATATGATAAACCTAAAATTATAATATCAGTTTTAATGTTGAAAGAAGGTTTTGATGTAAATAATGTTTGTGTGATTGTACCTCTTCGTTCTACTGCTTCTTCAATTTTATTGGAACAAACAATCGGTAGAGGATTAAGGCTTATGTTTAGAGGAAAAGAATTTGAGGATATAAAAAGAGAGAATAGAATAAGAGTTTTAGTAGAAAAAAAATCGCCAAATTCTTATCTTGATGTTTTAAGTATTATAGAACATCCTTCTTTCATGGAATTTTATGATAGGGAATTAGCAAGTGATGAATATGGAATTGATAAAAATATACCAAAAGAAGGTCAATCTATTGGTGATATTGTAAAAGTTGAATTAAAAGAGAATTATAAAAAATATGATATGTATTTTATTGAAATAGAGCAAGATGAAGAAAAAACATTAGAACTTCCACAAATAGATATAAATAAGTTAGAAGGTTTTCAGTATTTTAGTTTAGAAAAGTTAAAATCTTTTATTTTAAAAGGTGAAACATTTTATAGTGAAGAGTTAACTGTAAAAACTACTTTTGGAGATTATCAAGTAAATGCGGATTTGTTTAAAGCTAATAGCTATAATGAATATTTACAAAAACTTATTAATATAATTTTAAATAGTAAACAAAGTATAAAGAGAGGAAGAAAAAAGGAATTTCCAATTCTTCAAGTTTTCAAAGATGAAATAATTAGATGGATAGATATTTATATCAGAACAAAATTGTTTGGTGAACCTTTTAATCCATTTGAAGATGAAAATTATCGTATTTTATTACACAGAAATAATTTTGTAACAGAACATATAATTAAGGTTTTTAGTAAAGTTATAAATGATATTCATATGAATCTAAAAATAAATAGTGCTGTTATAAAGAAAAAATATTTTAGTGAAATAAGCAGTTTTAATGCAAGAAGCACATATCTTTTAGACCTGCAAAAGACAATATATGAAAAAACTCCATATCCATCAAATAAAGGAATATTTGAAAAAAATTTTTTGGAATTTTTAGATAGAGATAGTAAAGTTAATAAATTTATAAAAATAATGGAATATAAACATGATTTTGCAACAATTATATACTTCAGAACAGATGGCTTGATGTCTCATTATTATCCCGATTTTTTGGTAGAAACGGATAAAAATATATTTATTATCGAGACAAAAGCATCAAAAGATTTAAAAAATCCAAATGTTATACAAAAACAAAAAGCAGCAATTGATTATGTAAAAAGAATTAATAATATAAGTCCAGAGCTAAGAGATAATAAAACTTGGGAATATTTGATTGTAGGTGAAAAACAATTTTATAATTTAGAAAAAAGCGGAGCAGATATTGAAGATATTGCTAATAATTGCAGATTAAATGAACTTGCTGTTAGAGATACTTTATTTTGA